In a genomic window of Holophagales bacterium:
- a CDS encoding B12-binding domain-containing radical SAM protein, which translates to MQRPSTPRELREGPLLEPTCRPGPVRPRLALLVNPFYPKDPHASFGKHVLTPSLALTSIAAATPPGWEVRYWDENLLQGAPPHDPFPHVVGITVHLTFAERAYELARWYRERGALVVLGGLHLSACPDEAAPHADAIAIGDGVPLWPRILADVESGRLEPVYRADSTAPYRDAPAPRRDLVPRASFLTTASLMATRGCHNRCDFCYLATRGVKVPWSVKEPDQVVAEWLATGEPYAVFLDNNLGSDPEHLRRLCRALAPLERIWSAAVSIDVTDDPRLVREMALSGCTGVFVGLESLSDPNLADARKRTPPVADYARRVGILHDNGIQVNGSFVLGFDHDGPGVFDRTVSWIEANRLECATFHILTPYPGTPLFRRMEAEGRLLHRDWSLYDTSHVVFRPARMTAEELAEGYASCYQRLFSAGSIWRRRPLDPMAVAPYLAMSVLYKRANPLWTFLIRHRLTARAWRPLVEATRRRHLAFRRRLGEAEPSPGGAVKHPPQFGAGVTFSQLS; encoded by the coding sequence GTGCAACGCCCGTCCACGCCGCGTGAGCTGCGCGAAGGCCCGCTCCTCGAGCCGACCTGCCGGCCCGGGCCGGTGCGTCCCCGGCTCGCCCTCCTCGTCAACCCCTTCTATCCGAAAGACCCCCACGCGAGCTTCGGCAAGCACGTCCTCACACCCTCGCTCGCGCTCACGAGCATCGCGGCGGCGACGCCACCCGGCTGGGAGGTGCGGTACTGGGACGAGAACCTGCTCCAGGGCGCTCCACCGCACGACCCGTTCCCGCACGTCGTCGGGATCACCGTCCACCTGACGTTCGCAGAGCGGGCCTACGAGCTGGCCCGCTGGTACCGCGAGCGGGGAGCCCTCGTCGTCCTCGGCGGCCTCCACCTCTCAGCCTGCCCCGACGAGGCGGCCCCGCACGCCGACGCGATCGCCATCGGCGACGGCGTCCCGCTCTGGCCGCGAATCCTCGCCGACGTGGAGAGCGGGCGACTCGAACCCGTCTACCGGGCCGATTCGACAGCTCCTTACCGCGACGCGCCGGCGCCCCGCCGCGACCTCGTGCCGCGTGCCTCGTTCCTGACGACGGCGAGCCTCATGGCGACGCGCGGCTGTCACAACCGCTGCGACTTCTGCTACCTCGCGACGCGCGGCGTGAAGGTGCCCTGGAGCGTGAAGGAGCCGGACCAGGTCGTCGCCGAGTGGCTCGCGACGGGCGAGCCCTACGCCGTGTTCCTCGACAACAACCTCGGCTCGGACCCGGAGCACCTGCGCCGCCTCTGCCGGGCGCTCGCGCCGCTCGAACGGATCTGGAGCGCGGCCGTCTCGATCGACGTGACCGACGACCCGCGCCTCGTGCGCGAGATGGCGCTCTCGGGCTGCACGGGCGTCTTCGTCGGCCTCGAGTCGCTCTCCGACCCGAATCTCGCCGACGCGCGAAAGAGGACGCCGCCGGTCGCCGACTACGCGCGCCGGGTCGGCATCCTCCACGACAACGGCATCCAGGTGAACGGGAGCTTCGTCCTCGGCTTCGACCACGACGGCCCCGGCGTCTTCGACAGGACCGTCTCGTGGATCGAGGCGAACCGGCTCGAGTGCGCGACGTTCCACATCCTCACGCCGTACCCGGGAACGCCTCTCTTCCGGCGGATGGAGGCCGAAGGGCGCCTCCTCCACCGCGACTGGAGCCTCTACGACACGTCGCACGTCGTCTTCCGGCCGGCGCGGATGACCGCCGAAGAGCTCGCGGAGGGCTACGCGTCCTGCTACCAGCGCCTCTTCTCGGCGGGGTCGATCTGGCGGCGGAGGCCGCTCGACCCGATGGCCGTCGCTCCCTACCTCGCGATGTCGGTCCTCTACAAGCGCGCGAACCCGCTCTGGACCTTCCTCATCCGCCATCGCCTGACGGCGCGAGCCTGGCGGCCGCTCGTCGAGGCGACCCGGCGGCGGCACCTGGCCTTCCGGAGGAGGCTTGGCGAAGCGGAGCCCTCACCCGGGGGAGCCGTAAAGCATCCTCCTCAATTCGGAGCCGGCGTTACCTTCAGCCAACTTTCGTAG
- a CDS encoding glycyl radical protein, producing the protein MNPRTARLRQESLDAVPTISAERALLLTDFYRENLGRLSTPLLRARSFRHLCEKKTLFLGEGELIVGERGPLPKAVPTYPELTCHSVEDLRILDSRPKTWYRVPEDVLTAYEETVIPYWRGRSMRDQIFPLLPPEWHAAYGAGVFTEFMEQRAPGHTVLDDKVYRKGMNDFRREIAAAIGALDFVRDPEALDRREQLRAMDVACEALVLFATRHAALAEEAAATEPDPARRAELLKIADVCRRVPAEAPRDFHEALQMYWFCHLGVITELNGWDAFSPGHLDQHLLPFYRQGLADGTLTEGSARELIECLFVKFNNHPAPPKVGVTAAESGTYTDFANINLAGLLADGSDGSNEVTHLLLDVIDEMHLLQPSSNVQVSRKTPETVLKHVLRVVRKGYGFPSIFNADTVVEEQLRQGKTLEDARAGGCSGCVEVGAFGKEAYILTGYFNLAKILELALHDGVDPRTGTRLGPATGDASSFVSFDGLYAAFEAQLLHLVEVKVRGNQVIERLYATRMPAPFLSVLTDDCIAKGRDYNAGGARYNNTFIQAVGIGTVTDALAALGRLVYEERTLPLADLVAAIDADFEGHEPLRQRLVHKMPKYGNDDDAADDLMVRVFRSAFAAIDGRPSARGGTYRLEMLPTTCHVYFGEVCGATPDGRHAGKPLSEGISPVQGADRRGPTAVFRSAGKMDHVKTGGTLLNMKLAPSLLAGEEGVSRLAQLVRTYFRSDGHHVQFNVVSRETLEAAKADPESHRGLIVRVAGYSDYFCDLSDALKDEIIARTEQTEM; encoded by the coding sequence ATGAACCCCCGCACCGCCCGCCTGAGGCAGGAGAGCCTCGACGCCGTCCCGACGATCTCGGCCGAGCGCGCCCTCCTGCTCACGGACTTCTACCGCGAGAACCTCGGCCGGCTCTCGACACCTCTCTTGCGCGCGCGGTCGTTCCGCCACCTCTGCGAGAAGAAGACGCTCTTCCTCGGTGAGGGCGAGCTGATCGTCGGAGAACGGGGTCCGCTGCCGAAGGCCGTCCCGACGTACCCCGAGCTGACGTGCCACAGCGTCGAGGACCTGCGCATCCTCGATTCGCGGCCGAAGACCTGGTACCGCGTGCCAGAGGACGTCCTCACCGCCTACGAGGAAACGGTGATTCCGTACTGGCGCGGCCGGTCGATGCGCGACCAGATCTTCCCGCTCCTCCCTCCCGAGTGGCACGCGGCCTACGGCGCGGGCGTCTTCACCGAGTTCATGGAGCAGCGCGCGCCGGGGCACACCGTCCTCGACGACAAGGTCTACCGGAAGGGGATGAACGACTTCCGGAGGGAGATCGCGGCGGCCATCGGCGCGCTCGACTTCGTCCGGGACCCCGAAGCGCTGGACCGGCGCGAGCAGCTCCGCGCGATGGACGTCGCCTGCGAGGCGCTCGTCCTCTTCGCCACGCGCCACGCCGCGCTCGCCGAAGAGGCGGCTGCGACGGAGCCCGACCCGGCCCGGCGCGCGGAGCTCCTGAAGATCGCCGACGTCTGCCGGCGCGTCCCCGCCGAGGCGCCGCGCGACTTCCACGAGGCGCTCCAGATGTACTGGTTCTGCCACCTGGGCGTGATCACGGAGCTGAACGGGTGGGACGCCTTCAGCCCCGGCCACCTCGACCAGCACCTCCTCCCGTTCTACCGGCAGGGGCTCGCGGACGGGACGCTCACGGAGGGCTCGGCCCGCGAGCTGATCGAGTGCCTCTTCGTGAAGTTCAACAACCACCCGGCCCCGCCGAAGGTGGGCGTCACCGCCGCCGAGAGCGGGACGTACACCGACTTCGCGAACATCAACCTCGCCGGGCTCCTCGCCGACGGCTCGGACGGGTCGAACGAGGTGACGCACCTCCTCCTCGACGTCATCGACGAGATGCACCTGCTCCAGCCCTCCTCGAACGTCCAGGTCTCGCGCAAGACGCCGGAGACGGTGCTCAAGCACGTCCTGCGCGTCGTCCGGAAGGGGTACGGCTTCCCTTCGATCTTCAACGCCGACACCGTCGTCGAGGAGCAGCTCCGGCAGGGGAAGACGCTCGAGGACGCGCGCGCCGGCGGCTGCAGCGGGTGCGTGGAGGTGGGCGCCTTCGGCAAGGAGGCGTACATCCTCACCGGCTACTTCAACCTCGCCAAGATCCTCGAGCTGGCGCTCCACGACGGCGTCGACCCGCGGACGGGGACGCGCCTCGGGCCCGCGACGGGAGACGCCTCCTCGTTCGTTTCGTTCGACGGCCTCTACGCGGCCTTCGAGGCGCAGCTCCTCCACCTCGTCGAGGTGAAGGTGCGCGGGAACCAGGTCATCGAGCGGCTCTACGCGACCCGGATGCCGGCCCCGTTCCTCTCGGTCCTCACCGACGACTGCATCGCGAAGGGGCGCGACTACAACGCCGGCGGCGCGCGCTACAACAACACGTTCATCCAGGCCGTCGGCATCGGCACCGTGACCGACGCGCTCGCCGCCCTCGGGCGCCTCGTCTACGAAGAGAGGACCCTCCCGCTCGCGGACCTCGTCGCGGCGATCGACGCCGACTTCGAAGGCCACGAGCCGCTCCGGCAGCGCCTCGTCCACAAGATGCCGAAGTACGGCAACGACGACGACGCGGCCGACGACCTGATGGTCCGCGTCTTCCGCAGCGCCTTCGCCGCGATCGACGGCCGCCCGTCGGCCCGCGGCGGCACCTACCGCCTCGAGATGCTCCCCACGACCTGCCACGTCTACTTCGGCGAGGTCTGCGGCGCGACGCCCGACGGCCGCCACGCGGGCAAGCCGCTGTCGGAGGGCATCTCGCCCGTGCAGGGGGCCGACCGCCGCGGGCCGACCGCGGTCTTCCGGTCGGCCGGCAAGATGGACCACGTGAAGACGGGGGGCACGCTCCTCAACATGAAGCTCGCGCCGTCGCTCCTGGCGGGCGAGGAGGGCGTCTCGCGCCTCGCCCAGCTCGTGCGCACCTACTTCCGCTCCGACGGCCACCACGTCCAGTTCAACGTCGTCTCCCGCGAGACGCTCGAGGCGGCGAAGGCCGACCCCGAGTCGCACCGCGGCCTCATCGTCCGCGTCGCCGGCTACAGCGACTACTTCTGCGACCTCTCCGACGCGCTGAAGGACGAGATCATCGCGAGGACCGAACAGACGGAGATGTGA
- a CDS encoding glycyl-radical enzyme activating protein: MGTTGTVFNVQRGSFHDGPGIRTTVFLKGCPLRCPWCHNPEGISPAPEVLVSDARCLACQGCAEACPRPEGPLPAGGALGREGCVACRACVEACPSAAREVAGRTASVAEIVAEVLRDRPVYEESRGGVTFSGGEPLAQPAFLLAALDACRKEGLHAAVDTCGFAPRETVLAAAARADLVLWDVKSLDAGRHLALTGVALAPILENLDAVSRTGVPVWLRIPVIPGVNEDDESMAAAVALAARTPAVCRVSLLPYHRTASGKRARLGRGVSPSVVEAPATGPTAATSPTPERLATLAALFAATGIETTIGG, translated from the coding sequence ATGGGGACGACGGGCACGGTCTTCAACGTGCAGAGGGGCTCGTTCCACGACGGGCCCGGCATCCGTACGACCGTGTTCCTCAAGGGCTGCCCGCTCCGCTGCCCCTGGTGCCACAACCCGGAAGGGATCTCCCCCGCGCCCGAGGTCCTCGTCTCCGACGCGCGCTGTCTCGCGTGCCAGGGCTGCGCGGAGGCCTGCCCGCGACCCGAAGGACCGCTCCCCGCCGGAGGCGCTCTCGGACGCGAGGGGTGCGTGGCGTGCCGCGCCTGTGTCGAGGCCTGCCCTTCCGCGGCCCGCGAGGTGGCCGGCAGAACGGCGAGCGTGGCGGAGATCGTCGCGGAGGTGCTGCGCGACCGGCCCGTCTACGAGGAGTCCCGTGGAGGCGTCACGTTCTCGGGCGGCGAGCCGCTCGCCCAGCCGGCATTCCTCCTCGCCGCCCTCGATGCATGCCGGAAGGAAGGGCTCCACGCGGCAGTGGACACGTGCGGCTTCGCCCCGCGCGAGACCGTCCTCGCTGCCGCGGCCCGGGCGGACCTCGTCCTCTGGGACGTGAAGTCGCTCGACGCCGGCCGTCACCTCGCCCTCACGGGCGTTGCGCTCGCGCCGATCCTCGAGAACCTCGACGCGGTGAGCCGGACCGGCGTCCCGGTCTGGCTGCGGATACCGGTGATCCCGGGCGTCAACGAAGACGACGAGAGCATGGCCGCCGCGGTGGCGCTCGCGGCGCGGACGCCGGCGGTGTGCCGCGTGAGCCTCCTGCCCTACCACCGGACCGCCAGCGGCAAGAGGGCACGCCTGGGACGGGGTGTCTCGCCGTCCGTCGTCGAAGCCCCCGCGACTGGGCCCACGGCTGCGACCTCTCCCACCCCCGAGCGGCTGGCGACCCTCGCCGCCCTCTTCGCCGCCACCGGCATCGAGACGACGATCGGAGGATGA
- the uppS gene encoding di-trans,poly-cis-decaprenylcistransferase has translation MRIEQAHGEGGGGPQEEAVSGPRHVAVIMDGNGRWATRRGLPRAIGHRAGASAVRRIVESARRRGIATLTLFAFSADNWRRPAAEVEALMRLFERYLAREARRCEENGIRLRVIGRRDRLGVSLVRAIDAAEAFTADGEAMELRIAVDYSGRDAILAAVALLPAGIPPSRLDLLSALGWAGCGGPPEVDLLVRTGGEHRISDFLLWESAYAEVFFSDRLWPDVTDADLDEALAWFSRRERRFGGLPSTVSIPAPPSGGARATPVHAA, from the coding sequence ATGCGAATCGAGCAGGCTCACGGGGAAGGCGGCGGCGGCCCGCAGGAAGAGGCGGTGTCCGGACCGCGGCACGTGGCGGTGATCATGGACGGCAACGGCCGGTGGGCGACGCGGCGCGGCCTGCCCCGCGCGATCGGTCACCGGGCCGGGGCGAGCGCCGTGCGCCGCATCGTGGAGTCGGCGCGTCGCCGCGGCATCGCCACCCTCACCCTCTTCGCGTTCTCGGCCGACAACTGGCGGCGTCCCGCGGCCGAGGTGGAGGCCCTGATGCGCCTCTTCGAACGGTACCTCGCTCGCGAGGCTCGCCGGTGCGAGGAGAACGGCATTCGCCTCCGGGTGATCGGCCGGCGAGACCGTCTGGGCGTTTCGCTCGTCCGCGCGATCGACGCCGCCGAGGCCTTCACGGCGGACGGCGAGGCGATGGAATTGCGGATCGCGGTCGACTACTCGGGTCGCGACGCGATTCTCGCGGCGGTGGCGCTGCTGCCGGCCGGGATCCCCCCGTCACGGCTGGATCTCCTCTCCGCGCTGGGCTGGGCCGGGTGCGGCGGGCCGCCCGAGGTCGATCTCCTCGTGCGGACGGGCGGCGAGCACCGGATCAGCGACTTCCTCCTCTGGGAGAGCGCCTACGCCGAGGTCTTCTTCTCCGATCGGCTCTGGCCCGACGTCACGGATGCGGACCTCGACGAGGCGCTCGCCTGGTTCTCCCGCCGCGAGAGACGCTTCGGCGGACTCCCGTCGACCGTGTCGATCCCCGCTCCGCCATCCGGAGGCGCCCGTGCAACGCCCGTCCACGCCGCGTGA
- a CDS encoding transcriptional regulator, which yields MASDPGEGRFAYEGLDRVLHEKARLGILTSLSTRPEGLLFGDLRKLCALTDGNLNRHLEVLQGAGLVEIWKRFEGRRPQTLVRLSVEGRRRFLDYLGELEKVLHDARKARALERAEGAPPALKPGWNPA from the coding sequence GTGGCGAGTGATCCGGGCGAAGGCCGCTTCGCGTACGAAGGCCTCGACCGCGTCCTACACGAGAAGGCCCGGCTCGGGATACTCACCTCCCTTTCCACGCGGCCGGAGGGCCTCCTCTTCGGAGACCTGAGAAAGCTCTGCGCCCTCACCGACGGCAACCTCAACCGCCACCTGGAGGTGCTGCAGGGCGCCGGCCTCGTCGAGATATGGAAGAGGTTCGAGGGGCGCCGGCCGCAGACGCTCGTGCGGCTCAGCGTCGAGGGACGGCGCCGATTCCTCGACTACCTCGGAGAGCTGGAGAAGGTCCTGCACGACGCGCGGAAGGCCCGGGCCCTCGAAAGGGCCGAAGGCGCACCCCCCGCGCTGAAACCCGGCTGGAATCCGGCCTGA